DNA sequence from the bacterium genome:
CGGCAAGCCCCGAAGGGCTGCTCGCCATCGGAGGCGACTTGGAAGTGTCTTCGCTGAAACTGGCCTATGAAAACGGGGTCTTCCCCTGGCCGACCGAGGACTATCCCCTGCTCTGGTTCGCGCCACCGCAACGGGCGGTGCTGAAGTTCAGCGATCTGCGGGTGCCCAAACGGATGCGGCGGGAATTGGGCGGCAAGGAGTTCTACTTCGACATCGACCGGAACTTCGAGTCGGTCATCGTCCATTGCGCCGCCAGCCTGACTCGAAAAAGCATCGGCACCTGGATCACCCCTTGGATCGTCGAGGCCTATCTTCGCTTCCACCAAGCCGGTTTCGCCCATAGCTTCGAATGTTACGACTCGGACGGCGACTTGGTCGGGGGACTCTACGGCGTGGCGATCGGCGGCATGTTCGCCGGTGAAAGCATGTTCTTCCTATCTTCGGGCGCCTCCAAGGCCACTCTGCTCTACGCCGTCGAAACTCTCCAAGCCCGGGGCGCCCGCTGGATGGACATTCAGATGCTGACCCCGCTGCTCCAGCGAATGGGCGCCCGGGAAATCCCCCGCGAAGAGTTCATGGCCCTGCTGAGCGCGGCGCTCGCCGCCCCGCCGCTTTTTCCCCCCTTTGAAAAAGGGGGGCCAGGGGGGATTTGAAGCGGCGGCTTCATTCCAAAAACACCGCTTTCA
Encoded proteins:
- the aat gene encoding leucyl/phenylalanyl-tRNA--protein transferase, whose protein sequence is MTILRFPPLETASPEGLLAIGGDLEVSSLKLAYENGVFPWPTEDYPLLWFAPPQRAVLKFSDLRVPKRMRRELGGKEFYFDIDRNFESVIVHCAASLTRKSIGTWITPWIVEAYLRFHQAGFAHSFECYDSDGDLVGGLYGVAIGGMFAGESMFFLSSGASKATLLYAVETLQARGARWMDIQMLTPLLQRMGAREIPREEFMALLSAALAAPPLFPPFEKGGPGGI